The Salmo salar chromosome ssa06, Ssal_v3.1, whole genome shotgun sequence genome window below encodes:
- the si:ch211-214j24.15 gene encoding GTPase IMAP family member 8 encodes MATRESSTYDLKVVLLGGRNSGKSEVGNVLLDREEFVIKERITCSRRVGEVAGGWVTVVDTPGWWCDFKVQDTPQQVKREIVRSVSLCTPGPHIFLIVIKANSVFCEKRRRAVEEHLALLSERVWSHCMVVFTCSDWPGHMHMEQQVKRGGTALLWLVEKCSHRYHCLNLKSGPGGNQVTELSRKMQRLVTENSDSYFKMEGLLLQEVEEKKRIVEQRAQQRLMKMQKQRSLLNGESCHLSEIRVVLLGARGSGKSSAGNTILGQGGSFEVRRRTAQCMVGAGDVAGRQVTVVDTPGWWMNYFSQDSPVFDRQEIVCSVSLCSPGPHALLLMVRVDRSFTETYRRAVQEHLELITDTVWAHIIILFNFGDWLGDTTIEQHIESEGEALQWLVEKCGNRYHVLNNRSNSGFQVTELMKKIEELMSCSSSCYCKIEGGVLQELEEKRREEQKRAGERLTRRQKQRETARSLLGELYCPSELRIMLLSGRNTGRSSAGNTILGREHFKVGCHATDCVEGQGKVRGKTVTVLDPPGWLSLGPGSLMSPSASVVTVVLVVVNVSSSFSHTVWRTAEKHLEALGEKVWNRTMVLFTFGDWLGDTTIEQRIESEGEPLQRLVEKCGNRYHVLDSKIQGTGAQVTELLQKIEEMLVEERLEVLQRGEQVGKSLTLMQEPEMDGVMGEGIEVLVANHTDPPFHDVCEVASSEDLLTPDDSGAPDFGGQELALPEASGGWWTEANHSILDVEGFLSSMGSVLQGNQEGLMWNMGGRQTLVVNFPDCLHTGSTQSHHLRWNRQNGRKPVTLFSPGHQALLLVEQPKEPERMLVKKQEDIVDIQSLGHPRLRDRTLKEIARTGGLQALIDQWGNSNLEELESFIDSYYEMVWKKTMGSFIVEEEDCLTSNSPEMNDVGEDLVNNGGQEVLSSIDKKLSKLDILEGMQRDLLDLRQSLDRSCDIIQELSDKSKATQKPAVPSDAGEAEVEESC; translated from the exons ACTTGAAAGTTGTCCTTCTTGGCGGCAGAAACTCTGGGAAGAGCGAAGTGGGCAATGTGCTGCTGGACAGGGAGGAGTTTGTCATCAAGGAGCGGATCACGTGCTCTAGGAGGGTGGGAGAGGTGGCAGGTGGGTGGGTTACTGTGGTGGACACACCTGGCTGGTGGTGTGACTTCAAGGTGCAGGACACGCCTCAGCAGGTGAAAAGGGAAATAGTGcgcagtgtctctctgtgcaccCCGGGACCCCATATTTTCCTTATCGTCATTAAGGCAAACTCAGTGTTCTGTGAGAAGCGTCGCAGGGCTGTAGAGGAGCACCTGGCCCTCCTCAGTGAGAGAGTGTGGAGTCACTGTATGGTCGTCTTCACCTGCAGTGACTGGCCTGGACACATGCACATGGAGCAGCAAGTCAAGAGAGGAGGCACGGCCCTCCTGTGGCTGGTGGAGAAATGCAGTCATAGGTATCACTGCCTCAACTTGAAGAGTGGACCAGGTGGAAATCAGGTCACAGAGCTGTCCAGGAAGATGCAGAGACTGGTGACAGAAAATAGTGACAGCTATTTTAAAATGGAGGGACTGCTTTTACAAGAGGTGGAGGAAAAGAAGAGGATAGTGGAGCAAAGGGCTCAGCAGAGATTGATGAAGATGCAGAAACAGAGATCTCTGCTCAATG GGGAGTCATGTCATCTCTCCGAAATCAGAGTCGTGCTGCTTGGAGCTCGGGGCTCAGGGAAGAGTTCAGCAGGAAACACCATCCTGGGTCAAGGAGGAAGCTTTGAGGTCAGAAGGAGAACAGCGCAATGCATGGTGGGAGCAGGGGATGTTGCCGGGAGACAAGTCACTGTGGTGGACACTCCAGGCTGGTGGATGAATTACTTCTCTCAGGATAGTCCTGTTTTTGACAGACAGgagatagtgtgtagtgtatctCTTTGCTCCCCTGGTCCACATGCCCTCCTGCTGATGGTGCGTGTGGACCGGTCCTTCACAGAGACCTACAGGAGAGCTGTGCAGGAGCACCTAGAGCTCATCACAGACACAGTCTGGGCTCACATCATCATCCTGTTCAACTTTGGGGACTGGCTGGGAGACACAACTATCGAGCAGCACATTGAGAGTGAGGGGGAGGCCCTCCAGTGGCTTGTGGAGAAGTGTGGCAACAGGTATCATGTCCTCAACAATAGAAGCAACTCAGGATTTCAGGTCACGGAACTGATGAAAAAGATTGAGGAACTGATGTCATGCAGCAGCAGTTGTTACTGTAAGATTGAGGGTGGCGTTCTGCAGGAgttggaggagaagaggagggaagaacAGAAAAGAGCAGGGGAGAGACTGACGAGGAGGCAGAAACAAAGAGAGACTGCCAGATCTCTATTAG GGGAGCTCTACTGTCCCTCAGAGCTGAGAATAATGCTGCTGAGTGGCCGCAACACAGGCAGGAGCTCTGCTGGAAACACCATCCTGGGCAGAGAGCACTTTAAAGTAGGGTGCCATGCCACTGATTGTGTGGAAGGACAAGGAAAGGTCAGGGGTAAGACTGTGACAGTTTTGGACCCACCAGGCTGGCTGTCACTGGGTCCTGGCTCCCTGATGTCTCCCTCAGCCTCTGTGGTAACTGTGGTCCTGGTGGTTGTGAATGTGAGCTCCTCCTTCAGCCACACTGTCTGGAGAACAGCAGAAAAACACCTGGAGGCGCTCGGAGAGAAAGTATGGAATAGAACCATGGTCCTATTCACCTTTGGGGATTGGCTGGGGGACACGACCATCGAGCAGCGCattgagagtgagggagagccCCTCCAGAGGCTTGTCGAGAAGTGTGGCAACAGATATCACGTGTTGGACAGTAAGATCCAGGGGACTGGTGCACAGGTCACTGAGCTGCTACAGAAGATAGAGGAGATGCTGGTGGAGGAGAGGCTGGAGGTTctacagagaggagaacaggttGGGAAGAGTCTTACATTGATGCAGGAGCCAGAGATGGATGGAGTGATGGGAGAGGGCATAGAGGTCCTTGTAGCAAACCACACAGACCCTCCCTTTCATGATG tgtgtgagGTGGCTAGTTCAGAGGACCTTCTAACCCCAGATGACTCAGGAGCCCCAGACTTTGGTGGACAGGAGTTGGCACTACCAGAGGCCAGCGGAGGATGGTGGACTGAAGCAAATCACTCCATCCTGGATGTAGAGGGGTTTCTGTCCAGCATGGGCAGTGTGCTTCAGGGGAATCAGGAGGGGCTGATGTGGAACATGGGGGGCAGACAGACGCTAGTGGTGAACTTCCCAGACTGTCTCCACACTGGATCTACTCAGAGCCATCATCTGAGATGGAATAGACAGAATGGTAGAAAACCAGTCACCCTGTTCTCTCCAGGACACCAAGCTCTCCTCCTGGTCGAGCAACCCAAAGAACCAGAAAGAATGCTGGTGAAGAAACAGGAAGACATTGTGGATATACAGTCCCTTGGACACCCCAGGCTGAGGGACAGGACCCTCAAGGAGATTGCCAGAACAGGAGGCCTGCAGGCCTTGATTGACCAATGGGGGAACAGTAATTTGGAGGAGCTTGAATCCTTCATTGACTCCTATTATGAAATGGTGTGGAAGAAAACCATGGGGTCTTtcatagtagaggaggaggacTGTCTCACCAGCAACAGCCCAGAGATGAATGATGTTGGGGAGGATCTTGTAAATAATGGTGGCCAGGAGGTGCTGTCATCCATTGACAAGAAGCTGTCTAAGCTGGACATCCTGGAAGGCATGCAGAGAGACTTGCTGGACCTCAGACAGAGTCTGGATCGCAGCTGTGACATCATACAGGAACTCAGTGACAAAAGTAAAGCAACACAGAAGCCTGCTGTTCCCTCTGATGCAGGGGAGGCAGAAGTGGAGGAAAGTTGCTAG